The genomic window GCCTGATAGACTCCTTCTTGGATCAGCCCTTTAAAGTCCAAAACTCAAGCACTGACGGAGTTTCCATTCACATGGCTATAACGGCAGCAGAAGGAAAGGCAGGCCAGCACGCGTGGCACAGAGAGAAGTATGAGACTGCGCAACATTTGGACAAATATTTTGCAGCTGGATATGTGATTACAGAACGACGCCATCAAGTTATTATGCTCtcaatttttcctttatAGTTTtcgatttaatttttgtacTAGGAACTAAAACGCTCGAGACAAACTGATACAACCAAAAGGGAGGCAGATGGAGAAGAGGAGCTGCCTTGGCAAGATGATACTATCAAAAACGATACCCTGGTTAAAGATTGTAAAGTGGAGCTAGGccaaagtgaagaaaaactgCCTACCAAACGACATAAAACAACTGCTGATCCAAGTGAAGTCACCCCTTCTTATGCTACTCAGGAGCTAGACCGGCACATTGAGGAGATTACCAAGGATGAAAATTTGCCTCCAGAGCAACGAGAAAAGTTGGCTAAGTATCTCCAATCAAGTGAATACCTTGTCCGTCTTGAGAATTTGGAAGTCAGTTCAAAGCTTCTCTGGGATTTGGGTGGACAAGAAAGGTATTTAACTTCACACGCTGCTCTTATGCCCGCTAAGTCTGAGTACACGGTGTGCATGTATTTACTTGTCATTGACATCAGCAAGCCCCTTGGCGATAAGGCCGAATCGTTTTACCGTCCCGGAGGAACTTCAGATAATGTTCCTCTTGCGTTGTCAAGTATTTTGTACAACCGAGATTTTCCTCGGCACTGGTTCACATCAATTTGCGTTAGTCATCCTTCTGACACGCCTTCTCCGTATTTAGGAGAAGACTTAAAAGGGGTTAGTTATCCCGCAGTTCTAATCGTTGCCACTCACATTGATAAAGTGGCAAAAATGCCAAATTGTGAAGAATTTCTTGAATCTCAAAACGCCGAACTTGACAATTTGATTCGCAAATTGAAGTGCGTGAATCACATTGTCAAAAATTCTAAAAACGGACAGTGGTTCTTCCGGGTTGATAATACCAAGTCCGGCCAAACAGAAGACTCTGAGCGTTGCGAAGGAGTCAAAACAATTGCTTCTATACTTGACAGTTCATCAAAACACTATTGGTCCcagagaaacgaaacgctCCCCATGCCAATAGCATGGGTTCGTTTTGAGCTTTATCTTGTATTGTGGAAAATCGGTAAGATCATGAGCGTCGAAACAGCCACTAAGCTTGCTTATCGCGTCGGAATAAAAtctgacgaagaagcgaagctAGCTTTGAAGTTTCTTCACAATCTCGGCGTGATCTTTTATTTCCATGACGTTCCTGAGCTGGACAATTGCGTCATTGTCGATCCCACATGGCTCATTAAAACCGTGTCCGAATTTGTCCCGGCTAAAGGGCTTGAAAAGACCAAGTACCAGTTTGATTGGGAAAATCGTTGCTGCGAGGCGGGAGAGTTTAGCAGAGAAATGGTAATGAGCATGCT from Oscarella lobularis chromosome 1, ooOscLobu1.1, whole genome shotgun sequence includes these protein-coding regions:
- the LOC136194439 gene encoding uncharacterized protein codes for the protein MDVLRYLLVSLHDRLPLGDGLINSLYSNGLLKRNDVEELKRRRRDEAIDCLVTEILPFVDPAAFPVFCKALQAKNAEHALRPIRAVVETIVPHFQGIPSEMVSSPSVIIIVDISLRESFYRQFPAMKDRHFASTAVELIYANLAGFYRNACMSTQNVHALNRKLVIVTGPPVAESHILCNQIAHVAKIDRNVIAYHCSQQRAWEQSQLFWSKLGWSVSSTTTTLSQVDKNIYKQSLASGSIPINRYRVMVVGQDGAGKSCLIDSFLDQPFKVQNSSTDGVSIHMAITAAEGKAGQHAWHREKYETAQHLDKYFAAGYVITERRHQELKRSRQTDTTKREADGEEELPWQDDTIKNDTLVKDCKVELGQSEEKLPTKRHKTTADPSEVTPSYATQELDRHIEEITKDENLPPEQREKLAKYLQSSEYLVRLENLEVSSKLLWDLGGQERYLTSHAALMPAKSEYTVCMYLLVIDISKPLGDKAESFYRPGGTSDNVPLALSSILYNRDFPRHWFTSICVSHPSDTPSPYLGEDLKGVSYPAVLIVATHIDKVAKMPNCEEFLESQNAELDNLIRKLKCVNHIVKNSKNGQWFFRVDNTKSGQTEDSERCEGVKTIASILDSSSKHYWSQRNETLPMPIAWVRFELYLVLWKIGKIMSVETATKLAYRVGIKSDEEAKLALKFLHNLGVIFYFHDVPELDNCVIVDPTWLIKTVSEFVPAKGLEKTKYQFDWENRCCEAGEFSREMVMSMLEKAKVESRDQEPVLDVLRMLDIICDSPEASSKFFIPCIISRKLTGPSMWEEYSPNEAFPPPIVIFPEKVQTISEAFFFRIVTKCIRKYPKKCDLSRNRCLFRIGSNLVLELLYYDRGACLIVSMTGEGTITRAKKSVAYVAPVVRQFILDSVANAKKRGMNGLKNWNFTTK